The Amblyomma americanum isolate KBUSLIRL-KWMA chromosome 11, ASM5285725v1, whole genome shotgun sequence genome includes the window agctGCCATGGCCCTCCAAGggagcagatttgaatataattgaaaatatacaGGGGTTAATCAAAAAGTgactagctaaaaggcagctgcacgagtcatcgccagatatcCTTTGGGCAGTGGTTCAAGAGAAgcggagcaggctccaggctcttcctgacctcgCAAGCAGCCTTGACTCCTTCcgtgagcgccttcaaagcgttgtgagggtcggtggggcctatgcacgccattagtgcaacgacgagTTTGCTCTCacatcacgacagcgagctggctatcctccttcttttcctgaattgatatgatagtgctcctgttaatattgttatactacactttcccaacaaggtgacttgtgtgaattagttgcatcaggaaaataaactctatctgtttttcgagcttaatactggctaaaagtaccactatcatctattgttcccgcgagttccttttgacaaaccgtcactgacataaaaaaacagtaataaaaaagaagccatctttgctcatgataaccaagccaaaataaatgccacatgcacagtcacgtagggatggcacttcgacgctcgggcgatggcacgcttgataaagcttacttcctgccgtcccccCCTATGCTGTAAATATGGAAACGGCCCaataggcaggtctgcaaaccgcGGCACTGCGTGGtgagatatacaaattctgatcgccagtgatttgtgttaatattttttactcgcgactgtactgtgcgatgtcagtgcacgataaagaaccccaggtggtccaaatttctggagcccttcactatggcgtccctcatagcctgagtcgctttgggacgtaaaaccccccataaaccaaaccaatcaaacAATAATATAATTTCTTTCAATCTGGTTTGGTTCCCGGGTCTGTTGGCACCGACAGCAACATCACATCACGGAACAGGTGTGGATATAGTGTACTAGATCTAGTAAACTATAGTGTGGAAACACAACGTACTGTGCAGGAAAAGTCATTGTGATGACTATAGGGCAAGAAATGCATTCACGAGGCTTCTGACAGCATTGAGAAAGGATTCTTGACTGTGTTTAATCAATATGAGATGCACCGCTACTACCTAGTGAAGGCACAAAGTGAAACCGAAACTgctcaagagaaaaagtttcattaAAGAACAGAGACATCTTGATCGTACTTGAGAATGCATGCTCGGAGAGTGTGCCTGACTATAAGTGATGATACTGCTGTCATCTTAACCAGGATAAATGAAAGATGAAATTTTGTTGTCAGAGGCACTTTTACGCATTCAGTCAGTGACATGCCAAAAAGCCCAGTGTTCATCCTAAGTGAAAACAATGGCTGCATCACATGTTCCTCTTTCCCCAGCCCCACCTGGATTATACAGAAACAAATGGCACACTGTTAATAGCAACCACACCCTGGTACAATCTTCTGCTGCTTACAAGTGCAGGCGCAACACGGTACACTGACAGCAATGTTGTTTAATCTGGACAAAATCCCTCAAACATTTATTACTGTAAAAGCAATGAGTGATTAATTTAAAAAATGCACATGACATTTCTGCCCACTTTGTAAAGCGGAGTACCGTCATACCTGAAACAAGACAGCAGGTCCACTGTTGGCCTGTCCAAACAAACTAGGCTAATGTATTTTGCAGAAACTATGAATGCCAGTAGGTTTGCTTAACAAGGAGAAAGAAATATACACCCATGGTAGAAACAAATGATCGGCCACAAAAATATCCAGAGACCCGGAAGGGAACAGTTTCATCTCACTTTATGCTCTCGGCAATAAATTTCTAAAATATAATTCTGACCTCGCCAGGAAGTCAGGTTATCGTGGCTTCCTATTGTGAGAGAGCAAAGAGAAACTTGGTATAAGGACAGTTCATTATggctgccaaacaaaagaaaactacATATTCATGCATAACAAATCTCTTTACATTAAGACGACAACAAAGTAGGCTacaaaaaagcagaaaaattcaGAGCATTTTACAGCCCAAAGcaacaagaaattaaaatataCACCAAGAAGTCACCTTGAATGGCGCTTTCATGAGTCATAACCATTGCGACTAGTATACATACAACGATTCTGACCATGGTTACATTAAGAGTCCAACAGACTAACAAATGTGACCTGGCACCACATGTTTTCATAAACAACAGTCACAAGCACTGTGATCAGAGAAAATTTTCACACCACTCAGCTTGTGCGACAGATCCTCAATGCACTCATAACTGATGCCCGGGCTAGCTGTGATGTCCAGCTTGGACAGTGTTCCTCCAGCCACTGATGCACACAGAGCACTAATGTCTCCATCTGTCAGGCCACAGCAACCAATCCCAATTTCCACAAGTTTGCACTTAGCCTTCGCCAGGAAGCTAGCCAGTGCTTCTCCAACCCTTACCATTTCACCTGTGAAGCAACCCGAAAGATCCAAGACCTGCAGGGGATTGTCATCTAGCACCAGGCTTAGTCTGTCAAGTGCGTCAATACTCAAGGCATTGAACCCTATGTAAAGGGCCTCCAAAGTCTTCAAGCATCGCACATATGAACCGGGGTCTGTAAAACTGCAAGATTCAATTCTTAAGGTTCTCAGCCGCGGTGTGTGTGCAAGCAGTGATGTCAGCGCTGAGCCACCTTCATTGCCAATAGGATTGTAGCTTAATTCCAGCTCTGAGCATTGCAACTGAACCTGTGCCTTCTGCAAAGATTGCACTGCAATGTCAAGGTAGTTACCTTTCAGGCCTGTACATTTGAGCCCAAGGTAATTGAGGGAGTGTAGTGTGACAAGGCACTCGCACAATGTGGTCATCGCTGAAGGTGTCAGAACAGTACCAGAAATGTCAAGGGTGTGCAGAGGGTCCTGGTGCCGAAGGGCACGGAAGAAGAGGTCAATGTTTCCAATGCTGAAACAGGGTATAGTGAAATCCCCACTTTCCACACATGGCTGAAGGGCGGAGGCAAAGTTTGCACAGGCAAGGACATTTTTCCGCTCGCACTCCGAACGGTAGCGCTCAGCAAGAGGAGGCAAGTCCCAGGATTCCACTTGTCCTATGACCTCTGTGCAAGGACCTTGCAGCAAGCTGTCTATGCTGTCCGACTGATCAAGCAGTGCTCCATCAGGAAGTGTCATCCTCAGCACAGGGCGCGTTCCCTGGAAATCCTGGTAGCGTTTTGAGGCTTCGGCTGCGAGCCACCCCACAGTCCTCGCAGAGCCAGTACCCTTTGGCAATGGAATTAAGAACAGTGTGTTGAGGATGCGAACTCGAAGAGAGGAGTTGCTTCCTGCGGATGCAATTATACTTTTACAAGGAGAAGGACTTGGAGTTGCTGGAATCTCTTCGTGAGGGGTGCCAGCAACAAGGGGCAGCTCCTCCTGTTCAATGCTGTCAGCAGTGTCCATGACCTCTGCATCATCACTTTCTTCAGTAGCACTTTCCTCCTCATCAATACGCATGATTTTTGTGCTGAAAGAACTTTCTGTTGACCGATTCCGTTTTCGCGTCACAGGCAACTCTGGTTCTGCGAGGCGTCTCGGCTTGGACTTAGGTTTTGCAAGGTCATCTTCAAGCCAGTCGTCTGCTGCTTTTATCAAAGCAGGACCCTCCTGCGCGCTGCTGCGTTTTGACTGAGATGCTATCCACGGACTGTCTTCACAGATGGGCCCGCAAAGAGAAACACTGTCTCTGATAGAAGCCTTAGCTTTTCTAAGCCATGCTTCAACTTTTTGCAGGTTCGCTTCTTCACTGGAATTCAACTGCGACTTGTTCTCAGATTTCCAATTAAGGATAATGTCTAGCGGAGTGTGCCCTTCAGCAGTTCTCAGTGTTCGGCTAGCTCCCTTTTCCAGCAAATACAAGGCGACCTCCAAGTGCCCGTTTCCTAATGTGTCATGCAGTGGTGTTACACCCTTCATGCCAGGACTACTCACATTGGCGCCTGCTTCCACAAGGCACTTCACGATCTCCAGGTTGCCATAGTTTGCGGCCTCATGCAGAGGCTGCCACCCACTGTAGTCCCGGACATGTACGGAGTGACCCATTCGGAGCAGCTCTTTGACCTTCTTCAACGAACCATCAATGCACGCTTTGTGCAGCTTTGTTTCTCCCTTGGTGTTGATTTTTTCCTCCAGCTTTTTCCTCGGCCTTCGCACAGAGTCGCTGAACTCAGGGTCACTGTCACTGGCATCGGAGATGTCATTGAGATCAATTTCAGACAATGTACCTGACTGCTGGCTACTTCTTGAGCTGTCTGTGTCATCAGCACCAGCTGCCCGCAGCTCTTCTATCCGGTCCTGTATTTCGTCTTCGGCCTTGCCTCGCACCAAAACCAGCTCCTCTAGACATTCAAGTTCCAGCGACGGCTTGCCCGCTCTTCGAGAGAGAGTAACTGCTTCCCGAATTGCATCTTCCACCTCTGCAGATTCCTTGCCACTTGTTTTCTGCAACATCTTAGCAATCCTCAGCTTAGTTAATGCTATCTCATCCGGTTCATCGACCCGTACAGCAAGCTCGAGGCGGTAGTATTTAAGGGCCGACTCATATTCGCGGACATCACTGCATGTCTCAGCCAGGGAGACATATAGGTCAGCCAACTTCTTCGAAGGTATGGTGTCGGGACGTGAAAGGGCTTCTTCAACAGCTTTTTCATATTCTTTCAGTGCCGGCCTTTGTAGCAAGCAGTGCACCAATGCATCACCGGCCTTTTCGTGAAGCCTGACGCGTTCAACCACATCCGGGGCATCTTTCAGATCCAAGTCCCAAGTCCTGAGTGCCTGGCTCAGCTTCACGCAACGAACAGCATGTTCATGGTCTTCCCGCTTAGTAGTTTTTTGGCGCATAGCATGTTTGAAAGCGATTCGAGCTTCGTCCCGATCTCCAACCTGCAACAAGGCAGCTCCCCGAAGCAAATGGGCTTCACATTTTATATCCGGCTGCTTAGTTTCACGACCAATGTCGAGGAGGCGTCCTGCCAGCGAAAGCGCATTTTCTACATTCCCCTGCCTCAGGTGGATGTTTGTTAACACTGAAAGGCACCGACACAAGTCCTCTCTGGATTCGCGATGCTTCACAAACTGGACAAGGGCAAACTTGAAGCTCTCAATGGCTTTGGCATTTTCGACTGCATCATACAGGAGGCCCATGTTGAAGAACAAGCGACCTTTCATGACGGCTCGCTCTGGCTCACCCAATGTTTCGGCAAGGTTGTCTTCCACAATGCGCAGTGACTTCAGAAATGCATTTCTGGCCTTGCTGATGAGTCGATCACTGGGCTGTGGCTCTGTCTGGTGTTGCACAAAGTACAATTGACCAAGTGTTGCCAGAGCACGCTGCTGTTCAACGTGTGACCCGGCCTTTTCGGCCAAAGACAGATAGCTTTTGAGGTTGTCGCGGGCCTCATCAAAGCGCTCCAGCTGCATGAGGCACTCTCCACGCCTTCGATGCACTTCAGCTTTGTCCAGTGGTGTTGGGTCTGGCAGCACTTCACAGATTTGGAAGGCCTGCATAGAATCAGCAGCATGCATGAAATGAGTTGCTGTgacagtgcattttttctttttttcataagAGCCAAGCTTGAGATATAATGCCAATTTTGCTGTGGTTTTTCACCTCATGCACAGATAAATACAGACAAACAAATGCTTTTAGCTTCTGCCTTATGGTTAAGTGGACACAGCAGCAGAAAACAGGAATAAATAAATGTTTCTCAAAAGGCCTAAAAAATTTCCACTTGTATGAAACAACTGCAACTCGATAGAGCATCCTGTATAAGCCCTCCACCCTGAAATAATATTACCCAGTTTGATCATGGCACATTATTCACAGTGCAGCATTTGTATAATCCATCATGTCTTTAGGAAAAGTGGTTCTGAAAGCCCCACATTCAACTGTTAGCTACTTTGGCGGTGAGAAACAGTGTGAGATACACATTGTTTGCTCACTAGCTGTCCAGATAATATGCTGCACAACTAACTTCACAAGCACAGTGGTTTGCGATGTTTCTTAAATTGGTCGCACACGTCAAGGTGTTTTGCCTTCTTAAAGACTAAACACTTTGGTGTGCTGAATTCCTGCCTCTAATCTAGCAAGAGACATTCCGTCCACAGAGCTCGTTAGCTCCTTAGCACAAGCTCCTTAGAGGCTCGT containing:
- the LOC144111316 gene encoding tonsoku-like protein gives rise to the protein MPGGSSRGTSASLCRRIDQDKCHAQRNGKFRDLYDLCLYKGDTLREHGDHEGALAEFEEAFQICEVLPDPTPLDKAEVHRRRGECLMQLERFDEARDNLKSYLSLAEKAGSHVEQQRALATLGQLYFVQHQTEPQPSDRLISKARNAFLKSLRIVEDNLAETLGEPERAVMKGRLFFNMGLLYDAVENAKAIESFKFALVQFVKHRESREDLCRCLSVLTNIHLRQGNVENALSLAGRLLDIGRETKQPDIKCEAHLLRGAALLQVGDRDEARIAFKHAMRQKTTKREDHEHAVRCVKLSQALRTWDLDLKDAPDVVERVRLHEKAGDALVHCLLQRPALKEYEKAVEEALSRPDTIPSKKLADLYVSLAETCSDVREYESALKYYRLELAVRVDEPDEIALTKLRIAKMLQKTSGKESAEVEDAIREAVTLSRRAGKPSLELECLEELVLVRGKAEDEIQDRIEELRAAGADDTDSSRSSQQSGTLSEIDLNDISDASDSDPEFSDSVRRPRKKLEEKINTKGETKLHKACIDGSLKKVKELLRMGHSVHVRDYSGWQPLHEAANYGNLEIVKCLVEAGANVSSPGMKGVTPLHDTLGNGHLEVALYLLEKGASRTLRTAEGHTPLDIILNWKSENKSQLNSSEEANLQKVEAWLRKAKASIRDSVSLCGPICEDSPWIASQSKRSSAQEGPALIKAADDWLEDDLAKPKSKPRRLAEPELPVTRKRNRSTESSFSTKIMRIDEEESATEESDDAEVMDTADSIEQEELPLVAGTPHEEIPATPSPSPCKSIIASAGSNSSLRVRILNTLFLIPLPKGTGSARTVGWLAAEASKRYQDFQGTRPVLRMTLPDGALLDQSDSIDSLLQGPCTEVIGQVESWDLPPLAERYRSECERKNVLACANFASALQPCVESGDFTIPCFSIGNIDLFFRALRHQDPLHTLDISGTVLTPSAMTTLCECLVTLHSLNYLGLKCTGLKGNYLDIAVQSLQKAQVQLQCSELELSYNPIGNEGGSALTSLLAHTPRLRTLRIESCSFTDPGSYVRCLKTLEALYIGFNALSIDALDRLSLVLDDNPLQVLDLSGCFTGEMVRVGEALASFLAKAKCKLVEIGIGCCGLTDGDISALCASVAGGTLSKLDITASPGISYECIEDLSHKLSGVKIFSDHSACDCCL